A single Pseudomonas marvdashtae DNA region contains:
- the gspG gene encoding type II secretion system major pseudopilin GspG, translating to MKFQSNRPARHQRGFTLIEIMVVVVIIGVLGAIVVPQFMSRPDQAKVTAARTDVQAIATALEMYRLDNFQYPSTQQGLEALSKRPSGTPVARNWNPQGYLKSLPVDPWGTPYQYLNPGHKTIDGSYDLYSLGADGMPGGEGMAADIGNWVE from the coding sequence ATGAAATTCCAAAGCAACCGACCTGCAAGGCATCAACGCGGTTTTACCCTGATTGAAATCATGGTGGTGGTGGTCATCATTGGCGTGCTGGGCGCCATCGTGGTCCCGCAGTTCATGAGCCGCCCCGACCAGGCCAAAGTCACGGCCGCCCGGACCGACGTCCAGGCGATTGCCACGGCCCTGGAAATGTACCGTCTCGACAACTTTCAGTACCCCTCGACCCAACAAGGCCTGGAGGCGTTGAGCAAGCGCCCGTCCGGCACGCCCGTGGCAAGGAACTGGAACCCGCAAGGGTATCTGAAAAGCCTGCCGGTCGACCCTTGGGGCACGCCCTACCAGTACCTCAATCCCGGGCACAAAACCATCGATGGCAGCTATGACCTCTACTCCCTGGGGGCCGACGGCATGCCGGGCGGTGAAGGGATGGCGGCCGACATCGGCAATTGGGTCGAGTGA
- the gspH gene encoding type II secretion system minor pseudopilin GspH has protein sequence MQRCCRGFTLLELMVVIVLIGVLAGMVRFATGSSPAREARQHARDFVAVVQQLRERAVLDGEEYGLRVQPGGYQALRLQAQDWTAVSALHRLPEGLTFGLEQEGHVLRLDHVQGPPQLLMLSSDETSPFRLLVNVAGQTVARVSSDGLAEPLVDE, from the coding sequence ATGCAGCGTTGTTGCCGCGGCTTCACCTTGCTGGAGCTGATGGTGGTCATCGTCTTGATCGGGGTCCTGGCGGGCATGGTCCGTTTCGCCACGGGGTCGAGCCCGGCGCGTGAGGCGCGGCAACACGCTCGGGACTTTGTCGCGGTGGTGCAGCAGTTGCGCGAGCGGGCGGTGTTGGACGGGGAGGAATACGGTCTGCGCGTGCAGCCTGGCGGTTATCAGGCGTTGCGACTCCAAGCCCAGGACTGGACGGCGGTGTCGGCGTTGCATCGATTGCCCGAGGGCCTGACGTTCGGATTGGAGCAGGAGGGGCATGTCCTGCGCCTCGATCACGTTCAAGGCCCACCACAGTTGCTGATGCTCAGCAGTGACGAGACCAGCCCGTTCAGGCTGCTCGTCAACGTCGCTGGGCAGACGGTTGCCCGGGTATCGAGCGACGGTCTGGCGGAGCCGCTGGTCGATGAATAA
- the gspF gene encoding type II secretion system inner membrane protein GspF, producing the protein MPTFDYRAEDAQGRRCKGRIEGDSPRHARQLLRERGLLPSELREAAERTPGRRSSGGHLSPADLALLTLQLSTLIQAGLPLEESLGAVAQQSQKRRVANLLAAVRSRVMEGQALATALGAFPQAFPELFCATVAAGEQSGHLGQVLEQLATYTQARQASRQRIQLALVYPLILMLACVAIVAFLLGYVVPDVVKIFIDSGQPLPWLTQALIAVSDGLRRHGLLLLGALAGLFALWRWSLRQPAWRLRWHRLLLRLPLLGEVSRAMEAARFASTLAILSKSAVPLVDSLHIGAQVIGNLAIRARMADVARSVREGGTLTRGLEQGGDIPPLMLHMIASGERAGELDNMLARAAEQQEASLAARIALVVSLFEPAMLVLMGGVVLLIVMAILLPILSLNQLVN; encoded by the coding sequence ATGCCGACCTTCGACTATCGGGCCGAAGATGCCCAGGGCCGGCGCTGCAAGGGGCGTATCGAGGGCGACAGCCCCCGTCATGCGCGTCAGTTGCTACGCGAACGGGGCTTGCTGCCCAGCGAATTACGCGAAGCAGCAGAGCGGACTCCTGGACGCCGGTCCAGTGGGGGCCATTTGAGCCCGGCTGATCTGGCATTGCTCACGTTGCAGTTGTCCACCTTGATCCAGGCCGGTTTGCCCCTCGAAGAGTCACTGGGAGCAGTGGCGCAACAGAGCCAGAAGCGGCGCGTCGCCAATCTGCTGGCGGCGGTGCGCAGCCGTGTGATGGAAGGCCAGGCACTGGCGACGGCGCTGGGGGCCTTTCCCCAGGCCTTTCCCGAGCTGTTCTGCGCCACGGTCGCTGCGGGCGAACAGTCCGGTCATCTGGGCCAGGTGTTGGAACAATTGGCGACCTATACCCAGGCACGCCAGGCATCGCGCCAACGCATTCAACTGGCGTTGGTGTACCCGCTGATCCTGATGCTGGCCTGCGTCGCGATTGTCGCGTTCCTGCTGGGCTACGTGGTGCCGGATGTGGTGAAGATTTTCATCGACAGTGGCCAGCCCTTGCCTTGGCTGACCCAGGCGCTGATCGCCGTGAGCGATGGCTTGCGTCGCCATGGCCTGCTGCTGCTCGGTGCCCTGGCCGGCTTGTTCGCGCTGTGGCGCTGGAGCTTGCGCCAACCGGCCTGGCGTCTGCGCTGGCACCGTTTGCTACTGCGCCTGCCGCTGCTGGGCGAAGTGTCGCGGGCGATGGAAGCGGCGCGATTCGCCAGCACCCTGGCGATCCTTAGCAAAAGCGCGGTGCCGCTGGTGGATTCCTTGCACATTGGCGCGCAAGTGATCGGCAACCTGGCGATCCGCGCCCGCATGGCCGATGTCGCTCGTTCAGTTCGCGAGGGCGGGACCCTGACCCGTGGCCTGGAGCAGGGCGGTGATATCCCGCCACTGATGCTGCACATGATCGCCAGCGGCGAACGAGCCGGCGAACTCGACAACATGTTGGCCCGGGCCGCCGAACAACAGGAAGCCAGCCTCGCGGCGCGCATCGCGCTGGTGGTGAGCCTTTTCGAACCGGCCATGTTGGTGTTGATGGGCGGCGTCGTGCTGCTGATTGTCATGGCCATCCTCCTACCGATCCTGAGCCTCAACCAATTGGTGAATTGA